The region TGAGGTAAACGCTTGGCGAGAAACCCTGTGCACTAGGTATACTTAACTACAAAAACACAACACGTGACTTGAAGGAGTTCCATGTCAGAAAAACAGCTTACTGCTCATGATATGGAGCTCCTAATCTGTGCAGGTATTTACGTTGAACCCCAGACGCTGAGTGGTCCTGCGTTGGTATTTCCTATCTCAGATGGTGAAGGTGGAGAAATACGCGTGCTGTGGCAGGGCGGCGCCTATGAGAGTGCAACTTACACGGATTCAAGAAAGAATCAGCTGGTATTTCCTTATCTTGAATTGTATGACTTGCTGTTTGAAGCTGCCTGTCCTGTACACTCAGTTTTGATGATTGGTGCTGGCGGCTGCTCGTATCCTCGTTATTTAGTAGCTCACCATCCAGAGGTTTCTTGCGATGCACTGGAGATTGATCCTAAAATTGCAGCTCTAGCTCGTAGCCACTTCTTTGTGGATGAGGCTATTAGAGAGAGCAACAACAGACTTCAGCTACAGATAGCTGATGGCGTTGAGTATATAAAGAGCCTATCTACATCTAATAACAAGCACTATGACGCTATCCTAAACGACTGTTTTATCGGAGAAGCTCCACCTGCGGCTATGATGACCGTTGAGTGGATGAGCTTGGTAGCACAATGCCTTACTCCTGGCGGAAGATATCTCACAAATGTAGTTTCTGCACAAGTAGGAGAGGATGCGCATCAGCTTGAAGCGCTCATGGATGCTGCTCGCATGGTGTTTGAACAGGTAAAGGTTGTTCCCTTGGATCTAGAAGTAGATCCAACAGAGCCAGATAACCTTATGCTCGTTTGTCAGCGCGCTTAAGTATTAGTATTTGACTATTTATTAGTCAAAAGTTTTAGTGATGTTAATGAATTAACATCGATAGAAAATTAAAAAACAATGAAGTGTAAAATTAAAGTCGCTGATTTTAGTTTTTGAATGATTCTCGTTTGGACACAGCATAAATTGAATTCTTTAGTCCAGTTCAGTGCACTTGATTGGAGATATAAATATATGAAAGAATCGTTTTTATCAATAAAAGAAATCTTTCATATTGGTAATGGAAAAATTAATGTACTAGTTTTTCTTGCTGTTTTAGCGGTTATATCATCATTTCTTGAAATTTATTCGATTCAATATATGCAGTCACTTTCAAAAGTTTTTAGCACAACGGTTTCAAATGATCTTTTTCAAATTGGTTTTATTTGTGCTAAGTTTTTGATGTTAATTGTGCTTTCAACAATAGTTAGAAATTACTTTTGCTTTAGAGTTTCCGTCTTTTCAAACGACATCATTAAAAACGTAAGAGATAAAGCGTATTCGAAACTTACTGATACGGAATATGAATTAGCGATAATTCACGATAATGCGTTTTATATTAATTTGATAGACAATAACGTAAATAAATTGAGCTTAATTTTTTCAACAAGTTTTTTTACTTTGTGCTCAGATATATTCGATACAGTGTGGATTTGCTTTTTTATGATACAAATAAATATTACATCGTTACTTATTTTAATAGTTGGCATATTACCATTAGTTTTAATCGGTAATATATCAGCATCCGAGCAAAAGAAGTTTGCAGAAAATACAATCAAACTCAATGAGGATTTGATTGAAAAGATTAATGAAACTAATGATAACTTTTCATATATTAAATTGTTTAAAGGTAAGGAGAGAGAGGCTAATCGTTTTAACCGTATAAATATTGATATTTTGGAGAATGATAATTTATCGAGTGCAGCACTTAGTATTTTCTTTGTAATAGAAAAAAGTATTCGATACTTATTTGTTGCGATTTCATTATTCTTTTTATGTAAAGATGTACTAGCGCAAGATGGGAATTGGATGATTCTTATCCCATTTTTGCTCTATGTACAAAGATTTTATAATCCATTTTCAAATTTGAATAAATATTCTCAGTTAATTCAAAAATCCGTTTCAAGTGCAGACAAGCTTATAGATTTTATAATCTCAAAGCCAACTGAGGAAATTTCAACTATTCAATTTATTTCTGATTCATCTGAATCAGAAATAGTTTTGTCTGGTATATCAAAGAATTATGAATCTGAAACAATTCTTGAAGATGTTACTTTTAGTTTTAAAGAAGGAATCAACTTAATTGACGGAAAAAGCGGTGTAGGTAAATCCACTTTGTTAAAAATACTTTTAGGCTTAATTAAATCTTCGAGTGGGAAAGTGACTATTTATTCTCGAGCAGATGACTTGAATTTGTATGCATATTCAGGACAATCAAATAAACTGTTTAATTTATCTGTGATAGAAAATTTAATATATCCAAAAACCGTAGACCATCTTTCATCATCGGAAAGAATGAAATTAGAGAGTCTACTAGATGAATTTGGATTCAGAAAAAGCATATTGAATAAAGATATTGCTAAAGAAGGTGAAAATCTTTCTGGAGGTGAAAGAAAAAGACTGTCTATTCTTAGAGCACTGATTCGTCCGTCAAAAGTTGTGATACTTGATGAACCATTTGCAAACTTAGATTCGAACAATATTGAAATTATCGCTCGGAAAATACAGGATCTTTCCAAGAACAGAATTGTTATTATTGTTTCTCACGAAACGTCATTTCCTGATTCTTTAAAATTTAATACGCACTTGACTATTAGCGGCACCTAAAGTTTTCTTTTGTTTTAATCATCCTTCCTCAAAATCCAGAAACAGACCCAACAGAGCCAGATAACCTTATGCTCGTTTGTCAGCGCGCTTAAGTGCGGTGAGCGCAAGCGCAAGGCATGTACTCATAAGTACAATGCCTATGCCAAAGAGAACCAAGAAACCGTGGGCTGAACCGTCAACAATCAAGCTCCAAATAATGAGCGCACAGGCAGAGACAAAGCAGCTTACACCTGCAATTCTTGAGTAGATAAGAGTGGAATCTTTTTTTCCAAAGACTGTGCGTACCAAAAGAGGTGAGCCGACTGTTGTAAGGGCGTAGGCAATTCCAAAAAGGAAGGTTCCTGCCAGCAAGAGCGGCAATATTGGAAGCTTAATTCCCAACATAAGTAAGCTAACAATACCCGAGAAAATTCCTACAAAGCAGGCAAGTTTTACCGAAATATCACTTAACGCGCCTAGAAGTACCTTTCCAATTGCTTGGCCAAGCATAGTTGCTCCGGCAAGAAGGCCCGTAGCCGCAGCAATTGCAGGAGCGGTTTCTGCAAACGTTGCAGCATAGCTAGGGAAGTACTGAGAAATTTGCTGGTTAAGAGTAATGAGTGCATAAAACGCTGCAACCATATAAAACTCTGGATATTTCATTGCGTCATCAGCAGAGATGTCGGTTGAAGTAGTTTCTTCAACTTCAACGTTTTTCTCGCCAATAGAGGAGAAGGTAAGAGGCGTAAGGCCAAGGTCTTGGGGTTTCTCGCGTATTACAAAAAGGGTAAAGGGGAGTGTTCCCACTAGCATGACTAGGGCAAAAATAAGATAACAAGCACGCCAACCTTCAGGACTAGAGGAGATAATGGCAGATCCGATGGGGTTAAAGACAGTGCCGCCGATGCCGGTAAATGCAAAGCAGAGACCCATAAAAGTACCAACGCGCTGGTCAAACCAATCGTTGATAAGGGCAGGGACGCACAAGAACATGAGTGCAGGTACGCCAATACCAAGTCCCACCGCGCAGAGATAGAAATGCCATATCTCTTGAGCGGCTGACATGGCTCCGTATGAAGCTGCGCAGATGATAACGCTTGCAGAAAGCACCAGGCGAGTGTCGTGTGATTTATAGAACTTGCCTATGAACGGCAAAGCTATCGTCATAGCAATGCAGAGTACCGAGAAGACCGCAGAGAAGGCAACGCGGGGAACGCCAAAATAGTTTGAAACAGGTGTAATAAAAATTCCAAAGCAGGTCAAAATAATTGCACAGGGCAAAAACATGATGACAATACAAGTTGCAACGATGGCATATGCATACTTAGTGCCTAGTAAACGTTGTAGCACTGAGGCTCCTCTCTTTTGACCAGAAATAGTGTAGGCGATGTGCCGTAAAAAGGACACATCGCCTACCGAGTCGTACAAAATTTTTAGAGCTAAAAAGCCTTTGTGAGTGCGTTTTGCTTACTTTTTTACGCGCTATTTTGCGAACATGAGACCTTAACTGTCAGAGCCTCTGCGGTTTTCTCCCTCAAGGGCACGGATTGGTCCGATGTCTTGAGTGGTCTCAAGAGCGCCCAGGTAGTTGCCCTTTTCATCGCGGACAGCAAAGTAACGGACATAGAGGAACTTGTCTTTGACTTCAAACCAGAACTCAGAGCAATCACGCTTGCCGCTCTTGAACTCGGTGAGGATACGGCGAACAGCTTCTTGGCTCTTTGGTGGATGACAATCGTAGACGTCGCGACCAAGGCAACTCTTTGGACGAGGGAAGGCGCGGGTGTCGCCGTGGCTGAAGTAACGGGTTTTATCGTCTGCATCAACAAAGGTAATGTCAAGCGGAATGGTTGCAAAAACAGCCTCAAGCTGAGGAATGGTGAACTCACCGGTAGAGAGTTTAACCTTTCCATCAGCAGAAATTGCTTCCTCTTCTGCCTCAGCGTTATTCTCGCCCATAGCACCTGCAGCTTCCATTTCTTTGAGTTTGTCATTTGCAAGCTCAAGAGGATCTGCATGCCATGAAGGTGGATTGACGCCAAATGCGTGGCCAAACTCGTTCTCTTCAGCAGCAATTTGGGTCCACTGGGTGGCAGTTAGGTGCTCAAGGGAAAGTGGAATAAGGACGTTCTCTTCCTTGGAAGCCATGGACTCAGCGCCTTCAATAGCTTCATCCAGATAGTCAGCAACGCCTGCCATAAGACCAGCATCATACTGACCATAAGCAGTCTCAAGCAGAGCCTCTGCGCCGTTAACGGCGTTTCTTACTTCGTCGTCTTTGCCCCACATAACCTTTGAAGGACCGGTAATATCGTGACGCTCCAGGTGAGGGAAGAGCAGCTCTTCCTTGCGTTTGTAGTGAACAAAGACCTCGTCAAAGGCGTCCATATCAGCCTTTAGAATTGCTGCAACACCAGCGCACTCTTCATTGCTGGAAGACTCGTTAAGCGTGCGAGCACGTCTTACATCTGGAGCAACGCGGTCGTGAATAAAGGCAAGAATGCGGTCGTTTTCTTGGCGCATGGTCCAAACAGGATGTCCAGGAGTCTCTTCAGCAGCGCCTGTTGGTGCACAAGAGACCTTTCCTTCAAAGAGAGCAGCGTGAACGTCGCAGAGCTTCAAGACCTTCTCCATAGGAACACCGCCAGCGATAAGCTCCTGCTCAGCGGTAGAGATCTCAGATCCAGAGACATCCTTGAAGTTACGAGCAAAGTCCTCACGAACAGCCTCGATGTCCTCACCGTCGTTGAGGCGCTCAAGATACTGGGCGATAAGAGCTTTGCGCTCCTTAGGGGTTTGTGCAATAGGTGCGTCAGTTGCCTCTGTGTCTGCGGGTTTCTCGTCAGATGGAGTGTCTGCAGCTATAGGCTCCTCATCACCAAGAATAGTAAAGCCGTGAGAGCGGAAAATTGCCTTGAGCTCCTCAAGGTCTACGCCTTTGTGGTCACAGCCTTTAGGAATGGTCATAAAACGGCCCATGGTCTGAAGGCGGCCTGGCTCGGTAATCTCGGCAAAGCCGTTTTCTGCCATAAGGCCTTTAATGACGGGAAACTTAGTGCAAATCTCATAAACGGATTTGCTTAAATCAAGAACCTGTGCCATACGGGCTCCTCTCGGATAAGTTTAGAAAGTCTACTTAGGCTTACTTTATACCCAAAGTGTGACAGGAGTTCCATGTGGCTTTTGTTGTGGTTACAACAAAACAGAAATTATTCTTTAGTTTTAAAAGAGATCAGAATGAGAACCGGTTCTAAAAAGATTTCAAGCATCTAGGACCTCCGACATTGCGTCGGAGAACGAGGCGTAGTGCTTGTAATTTTCTGGGTGCTCTTTCATGTTTGAGTATTCATTAAGAGCCTCTATAGTTTGAGCATTGGGAATTTCTCGTTTAATTTCAAAAGGAATTCCCTGCTCACGAACAGTCTGACGAAGAAAAATGGTAATAGCAGTAGTAAGATCCATGCCTAAATCTCTGAGAAGCTCCTGAGCATTCTTTTTGAGCGTTGGATCCAAATTTATATTTGTGCTTACTTTTGCCATGATTACCCGCCTTTCTTGTAGTTTTGTTATACAAGATATAGGCAACAAAGTCAATTAATATGTGCGTATTATAGGTATAACACGCACATATTGTGGACATGTATTACTAACTTCTATTCTACTCTGCGCTCTTTAATGTGAAAGACAGTAGAACCGGGTTGTGATCAGAGTAGGCAAACTGCGTGTCAACATTTTTAGCGGTTGCAACAACGTTGTCCGAGACAATCCAGCCATCAACAGTGGTGGTGTATGTTTTGTCTTTCTCGTAAGGAATGTCATCTCCGCGGCAGGTAGGAACGTTGTTAAGGTTGTCTGGAGCCACAACAGTAAAGCCTTCTGGCAAATCAGATTTTTTGAGTTCCGCTACCCAGTCAGGTACTTGCTGGATGGAAGGATAAAGAGTAAGCGAGCCTAAAATTGCATGGTTCCAGTCGCCGCCCGCAATAACGTAATTACCCTTAGCGCGCTCTTCGGACATAACTTTGGTGAGAAGTGCAAGCTGCTGAGCTCGGCTGGTGCCACCTTTATCATAAGCAGACATGTGGCTGTTAATAAGTACCAGCTCATGACCATCACTTGTGGGGTAGCGTGTAATCATGAAGCAACGGTCTAGATCAAAGAATTTTGTTGGGAATGACTCGTCAATGGGATAGGTGCGACGAGTAGCGCTTGAAGCAAGTACGTTTGAAAGCGTAAGAATTCCCGAGTTAGAGGTTCCGTGGAATTCAGTGAGTGGATAGGCGAGAAACGCGGTGTGGAAGTTTTGAGCAAAATATGACGCATAAGAACTAAAGCGGTTCTCTGCTTCAGAAACCTGATTAACATGCCAGCTTCTATCAGATGAAGTATCAATTTCTTGGAAGAGAATAAAGTCAGGTGCAGCTCCACCATTGAGAGAAGAAACGGTGGTGAGAGCACCGTTTGTGGTGTATAGAACGGAGTTTCTGCTTACTGCGCGCCCGTGAGTTCCCACGGTACGTGTGCCATCCTGCATGATGCCTTCATCCATAAAGAAGGTGTAATCAGGTGTGTAAGCGCCAAAGCCAATGTTATAGGTTGAGGCTGTGTAAGTTTGGCCTACCTGCACCGTTGTAGCTTCAGGTGAGGCGCCTTGATTGGATATAGAGGTATTGTCAGGAATGCGGTAGTAAGTAAACTGCAGGTAGAGGACATACCCACCAAGAACTAGCAAAGCTAGAATAAATAGTCCGCCTACAAATTTAAAAAGGGGCGCAAGAACCCTTTTTAGTAGGCCAGTAATAAATTTAAGGCTAAGAGACAAAACTCTTTTCATGCAGACCTCATATCAGTTAAGTGTCGTATGATTTAAATGATAACTATTATGGATTGAAATTACGTTGAGGAGTTTGTATGTCGCTATTAAGAAATACAACACTAGAGCTTTTCAAACTCTCTGGCATTAGGCGTTTCTCGGCACTTGCTGCTGCAACACCGGGTTGTATTTCTTTAACCATTGGAGAGCCAGGAGAAGACACTCCATCCTCCATTTGCAATCAAGTAGACAAAGAGCTTGCGGCTGGAAACACTCACTACCCACCTAACATTGGTACTCCTGAGCTTAGAAGTGCGATTGCTGCTTGGGAGTCAGCTCGTGGAATGAAGGTCAGTCCAGACGGCATTGTGGTTACCGTGGGAGCAACAGAGGCTATTTCTGCTGCCATGTTGACGCTTATGAATCCAGATGATGAAGTTATCATCCCTGAACCAGCGTATTTGGTATATAGAACGCTTTGCCAGCTTAATCGTGGTGTTGTTGTGCCGCTTGATACCAGTGGTAATCATTTCCAGATTGATTCAGAGCAGCTTAAGTCAAAGATTTCCGAGAAGACAAAGCTCATGGTGCTGACTTCTCCAAATAATCCTACGGGATGTGTGTATACAAAAGAGTCGCTTGATGCGGTGGCAGAGCTTGCTCGCAAGCACGGCTTTTATGTTTTGTGCGATGACGTTTATAGAGAGCTTACGTACGTTCAGAATGTCCCTCGTTTTGCTGAGCTCTATCCAGATTTGGCTGATAGATGCATTGTGACAAATAGTTTCTCCAAACCATGGGCAATGACAGGTTGGAGACTTGGCTGGGTTGCCACCTCTGATGAGCTTGCGGCAGATATTGGAAAGGTCCACGCTCAGCTGGTCTCTTCCGTTCCTTCTTTTTTACAGCCAGCTGCTTTGTATGCACTTTCCTACGATGTCACGCCTATGCGCACAAATTATCAAAAGCGCAGGAAGATTGTTCTTTCTGCACTTGAAGACATGAAGCTTCCTGTTGAAGAGCCAGAAGGCGCCTTCTATGCATTTCCTTCAATCAAGGAATTTGCCATTGATTCTGAGGCGTTTTGTGAGCGAGCAATTAAAGAGTTTGGTGTTGCATTGGTGCCTGGTGTTTTCTTTGGCGCTGAGGGGTATGTGCGTATCAGTTATGCTGCTTCTGACAAGAATCTGACAGAAGGTCTTTCTCGCCTTAAGATTTTTGTTAATACTTTGCGAGAAGAACAAAACTAACTCAAATACAGAGCTTTCTGTGGTAGGGTTTTACTGTCAATAGAGGAGCGAGCACGATGGGTTCTGGGTTAGCCGGCAGGCAGTGACCCCAGAAGGAGGCGAGGTTCGCCGAACTTGGCAATCAGGCGTGGTTGTCAGGTGGGCTTGTATGAAATACATGCAAGACTGTCCGAGATTTCGGGGGTGCTACTTTGACGGTGTATTGCGCCCCCAATTTGAGGGGGAGCTTTGAGTAAGAAACCGTTTGTTTCTGCAGATGCCCTAGAGGTAATTACTAAGACGTATCCAACGCCATTTCACTTGTATAACAAGGCAGAGATTGTTCGCCGAGCAAAGCTTTTGCAAGAGGCTTTTAGTTGGAATACTGGCTTTAAAGAGTACTTTGCCGTGAAGGCCACGCCAAACCCTTACATTGTGAAGTTGCTGGCAGAGCTTGGTTGCGGCTGTGACTGCGCAAATGCTACAGAGCTTACCCTTGCAAAAGCCTGTGGAGTTACAGGTCAAAACATTATGCTCTCGTCAAACGACACTACGGTGCTTGACTTTGCACGCGCTCATGAGCTGGGAGCCATTATCAACTTAGATGCTGGCGGCGATATGCTTACAACGCTTGAAGATGCGGTGGGAAGTACTATGCCTCAGGTTATGTGCGCACGTCTTAATCCTGGCGGTGTGTTTGAGTCGCAAAACGGCATTATTGGAAATCCCGATGATGCTAAGTTTGGCATGACAGAAGAGCAGCTTTTCCAGACGTTTGCGTACCTTAAGACTAAAGGTGTTACTGAGTTTGGTCTTCATGCATTCCTGGCTAGTAATGCTCAAGAAGAAGATTACTATCCAAACCTTGCGCGCGTTCTCTTTGAGCTGGCTGTTAAGCTGCATAGAGAACTTGATATTCATATTGGATTTATTGATCTTTCTGGTGGCATTGGCGTGGCGTATGAGCCAAATCAGGTTGAGCCTGATGTCTTGGCCATTGGTCAGGGCGTAAAGTGTGCTTTTGAAGAGGTCTTGGTTCCCGCTGGCATGGGCGACGTTTCCATTTACACCGAGCTTGGTCGTTGGCTTTTGGGTCCCGCTGGCGCACTTGTTACCCGCGTTTTGCACCAAAAAGAGACATATCGTCACTACCTTGGCGTGGACGCTTGTGCGGCAAATCTCATGCGTCCTGCAATCTACGACGCCTACCACCACATCACCGTTATGGGCAAAGAGGATGCTCCTGCAACACATACGTACAACGTTGTGGGTGGACTTTGCGAGAATAACGATCAGTTTGCAAAGAATCGCCAGCTCCCAAAGGTGGCTGTGGGTGACCTCTTGTTTATCCACGATACCGGCGCACATGGTTTCTCGATGGGCTATAACTACAACGGTCGTCTTCGCTCCGCTGAGCTGCTGCTTCTAGAAGATGGATCTGTGCAACTCATTCGTCGCGCTGAGACAGAGGCTGATTACTTTGCAACGCTTGCATTTGACGGCTCAGACTTTTCAGATCTTGCACAACAAACATCTATAAACACCACACGTTAGAGGGCGAGAAAAACTATGGATATGAAGAACATAACTGGTGCAATTACCGCATTAGTAACCCCATTTGATGCTCAAGGAAATGTTGATTTTGAGGCACTTGAGCACTTTGTTGACTTCCAGATTGAACAGGGAATTGACGGTATTCTCGCTCTAGGCACTACCGGAGAGTCCTCAACCATGACAGACGAGGAGGACATCGAGGTAGTCAAGACAATTCTTGCACGAGCCCAGGGTAGAGTCCCTGTTATCGGTGGTGCTGGTTCCAACTCTTCTGCTGAGTCTTTGCGCAAAGCAGAAGCTCTTGAGAAGGCAGGTGTTGATGGTCTGCTACTGATTACTCCTTACTACAATAAGAGTAATGAAGAGGGCATCTACCAGCACTTCTCGTATGTACTAGACCGCGTTGATGTCCCTTGTATCTTGTATAATATCCCCGGTAGAACGGGCTGCTCAATTTCTGAACGCAACGTTCAGAGACTTGCAGCACATCCAAATGCATGGGGTATTAAAGAGGCTTCTGGAGACATTGCATATGCAACAAGGGTTGCTCGTTATTTGAGCGATGACTTTACTATGTGGTCAGGAAATGACGACATGATTGTGCCTTTGCTTTCTCTTGGTGCTTCCGGTGTTATTTCTGTTTGGTCTAACCTTGATCCAAAGATGGTTCATGACCTGGTAGCTGCGTGGCATCGCGGAGAGATTTCTCTTGCCCGTGAGCTGCAACTTCAGTATCTTGACCTGGTCCATGCACTTTTCTGCGAGGTTAATCCAATTCCTGTAAAAGCCGCGCTGGCTCGTATGGGACTTATGGAAGAGAATTATCGTCTGCCTCTGTGGAAGATGACGGAAGAGCACGCTGAGGTGCTTGAAAATGCTATGAGAAAGGCTGGTCTTCTTGATGCCTAGTGCAGTAGTTATTGGTACCGGCAAGATGGGAAAGCTCATTGAGCAAACCCTGATTGATCACGGCTTTGAAGTGCTTGGTGCTTTTGGTCACGAGAATATCAATCAGCTGAATACCGTTGTGCAGACGCCTGATGTGGTTGTGGATTTCTCTGGCGTTGCTGCCTTTGATGCTGTTGTCGGCTTTGTACGTGAGCGCGGGTGTGCGTTGGTTTCTGGCACCACGGGTTTCTCGCCAGAGCAACTTTCAGAGCTGAAGCAGCTGGGAGAGAGTGCGCCTGTGATCCACGCGGCAAACTATTCGGTGGGTGTTGCTGTGCTGAGGCGTGCGGTGACCATGGCTGCTGAAGCACTTAACGGCTGGGATACAGAAATTGTGGAGACGCACCACAACCAGAAGGTTGATGCTCCGTCCGGCACAGCAAAACTGCTTTTAGCTGCTATTGACCCAGAGGGAACTCGTCCCGTTGTTTCTGGTCGCGAGGGTTTCTGTGGAGCTCGCACTAAAGACGAGATTGGCGTGTTTGCACTGAGAGGCGGCACAGTGGCTGGCACTCATGAGGTGCACTTCTTTGGACAGGATGAGGAAGTGTGTCTGATGCATCGCGCAACATCTCGTCAGATTTTTGTGAACGGTGCCGTTGCTTGTGCTGAGAAATTGCTTACAAAAGCTCCAGGTTTTTATACCTTCGAAGATTTAATTTTTGGATAAAAGCATGCGCTGGCTTGTAAGAGTCGACGCCTGTTTGTTTAAGAAAGGACGCGCATGGACGCCCAGGAAATTATCAATTACATTGCCACTTCTGAGAAGAAAACTCCCGTTAAGCTGTATGTTA is a window of Lancefieldella parvula DSM 20469 DNA encoding:
- the dapB gene encoding 4-hydroxy-tetrahydrodipicolinate reductase yields the protein MPSAVVIGTGKMGKLIEQTLIDHGFEVLGAFGHENINQLNTVVQTPDVVVDFSGVAAFDAVVGFVRERGCALVSGTTGFSPEQLSELKQLGESAPVIHAANYSVGVAVLRRAVTMAAEALNGWDTEIVETHHNQKVDAPSGTAKLLLAAIDPEGTRPVVSGREGFCGARTKDEIGVFALRGGTVAGTHEVHFFGQDEEVCLMHRATSRQIFVNGAVACAEKLLTKAPGFYTFEDLIFG